From the Pseudomonas monsensis genome, the window TTCGAATTCGTCGGCCCGACCTACGAAGACGCCAAGTACTTCGGCGGTGGCGCCGGCATTGCCGTGCGCAAGGGCGATACCGCCCTGGCCGAGCAGTTCAACAAGGCCATCACCGAAATCCGCGCCAATGGCAAGTACAAGCAAGTGCAGGACAAGTACTTTGACTTTGACGTGTACGGCCATTAATACGCCGTAGAAAAAAGTGGCCCGCGCACTGCGCCGGCCACTTTTTTTACGCTCTAATGGTGGCGAGAGCCTTGTAGGAGTGAGCCTGTTCGCGATAGCGGTTTAGCATTCAACATCACTGTTGTCTGATCCACCGCTATCGCGAGCAGGCTCACTCCTACAGGGGATCTGTGTGATCCGGTTTTCAGGAGATATCCCATGCAACGCATCGACCATGTTCTGCCCTGGAGCCACCTGGGCAGCGAACGCTCCCTCAGTGTGTTCCGTTACGGCGCGGGCCCGCGCAAGGCCTACATCCAGGCCAGCCTGCACGCCGATGAACTGCCGGGTATGCGCACCGCGTGGGAACTCAAGCAGCGTCTGAACGCGCTCGAACAGCAAGGCCGTTTGCAGGGCGTGATCGAACTGGTGCCGGTGGCCAACCCGATCGGGCTGGACCAGCATCTGCAAGGTGCGCACATGGGCCGTTTCGAACTGGGCAGCGGCAAGAACTTCAACCGCGCCTTCGTCGAACTCAGCGCACCGGTGGCGGCGCAGATCGGCGAGCGTCTGGGCCGCGATGCCGAGGCCAACATCGCCTTGATCCGCCAGACCATGCTTCAGCTGTTCGATGAGCTGCCGGCTCCGGCTTCGCAACTGGAAGCCCTGCATCGCTTGTTGCTGCGCCACGCCTGCGATGCCGACATCACCCTTGATCTGCATTGCGATTTCGACGCCGCGATCCACCTTTACGCGCTGCCGCAGCACTGGCCGCGATGGCAATCGCTGGCGGCACGGCTGAAGGCTGGCGTGGCGCTGTTGTGTGAGGATTCCGGCGGCAGTTCGTTCGATGAGTCCTGCTCGACGCCGTGGCTGCGCCTGGCGCGGGCATTTCCCCAGGCCGCGATTCCACTGGCCAACCTCGCCACCACCCTGGAGCTGGGCAGCATGGGCGACACCCGGGTCGATCAGGCCCAGGCCAATTGCGAAGCGATTCTCGGTTTTCTCGCCGAGCAGGGCTTTATCAGCGGCGAATGGCCGACCGCGCCGGACGCGTGCTGCGAGGGCCTGCCGTTCGAGGGCACTGAATATCTGTTCGCGCCACACCATGGTGTGGTGAGTTTTCTGCGCAATGCGGGCGAGTGGGTCGAGCAGGGCGATGCACTGTTTGAAGTGGTCGATCCGCTGCAGGATCGCGTGACCACCGTGTGCGCCGGTACCAGCGGCGTGTTGTTTGCCATCGACCGTGGGCGTTACACCCAACCGGGGATCTGGCAGGCGAAAGTCGCGGGTCGGGTGCCGTTCCGGACGGGCAAGCTGTCCAACGACTGACAGATCTGCGGCGAATACATTCGCGAGCAGGCGCGCTGCCACCTTGAAATGCGTTTCTCTGTGGGAGCGGGCTTGTCGCGAAGGGGCCATCAGCAACATCGCCAAATCTGGATCCTGACCGCAGGGTGTCAGGCTCCCCCCGAACCGACACGTTGTGAGGAAGGCTTTATGTTGAAAGTATTTGCCCTGTTGACCCTGCTGGCGTCTTCCGCCGTCCAGGCTCAAATCACGCTGCAATCCGATCTGCCGCTCAAGTACCTCGAACAGGTTCACCCTGACGCCGAGTCGCGGCCGCTGGTGATTTTCCTGCACGGTTACGGCAGTAACGAAGCTGACCTGATCGGCATGAAGTTCCAGTTGCCGGCGCAATACAACTACCTGTCGGTGCAGGCGCCGATGGCGCTGGGTGAAGGTCGCTACCAGTGGTTTCGCAAGAAGGGCGAAGGGGCCTACAACGGCGAGACCGATGATCTGAAGGTCAGCGGCCGGAAACTGCGCGACTTTATCGCCCAGGCCGCGAAGAAATATCACGCCAGCCCGGACAAGGTGTACCTGATCGGCTTCAGCCAGGGCGCGATGATGACTTACGAAGTGGGGTTGCGGTCGCCGCTGGCGGTCGGCGGTATTGCGGCGTTGAGCGGTCGTTTATTGCCGGTGTTGAAGGGCGAACTGAAGGCCGGGCAACCCCCTCTGGCCCTGAACATCTTCATTGGCCACGGCACCGCCGATGATCGTGTGCCGTATCGCGATGGCACCGAGGCCAATGCGCTGCTGCAGAAGCTCGACTACAAACCGCAATTTCACGCCTATCCCGGCGTCGGCCACAGCATCAGTGCGGCCGAACTGCGGGACCTGAATGGCTGGTTGCAGCAGCTCAATCCTTGAGGAGGGTGGTGACCAGGGCGTCGTGACCTTTCTTGTCACTGGCACGGGAGATCACCTGCACCAGTGCCATTTTGGTGCCGGAGCCGGCCAGCAACGTGGTGTTGAGCGTCTGGCCGCCACCCTGGGTGGCGGTGCTGTCGACCTGCCGCACACCAAGGCCGGTGCCTTTGCGGGTCAGGCTCTTTTCACTGAGCTTATTGAAGTCCGGCAGCGCCTTGCTTTGGTCTTCAATGAACCGTGACACGCTGGCGTCGAGGAACTCACCGTCGTTGTCCTTGACGTTAACGCCTTCGGGAATGCGGTTTTCCGCGGTGATGACCACGGTTTTTGTGGCTTCGTTGGTGTACATCGTGCCGACGGCCCCGCTCGGACTGGCCGGCAGCGGATCGGCGACGAAGCCCTTGGGCAACACGAACGTGAACTTGCCGCCGAGCATCGAGACTTTCTCGGTGGCGGCTTTTTCCTTGGCCTTGGCTGCCTGAGCGTTGATGGCGCCGAGGCCGGCGACGGCCGCCAGCAACAGGACGACGGCTTTCTTGCTGAGCAATGACATTCGAATCTCCGGTGGATGGTCGCGCTAGGCGGGCGATCATCCCACGCAGCGCCTTATCACTCCAGCCCGGCCCGTCTGAACACCCGCGTCCTCGCCACAGGGGACGGGTTCAGGCTTGAGGGTGCGCTTGTCTGGGCGGGGCCGGTTTAGCCAGTAGCTTGCGGGTCACGCCGAGCATCGCCACCGCCACCGCGACACCCACGGCAAACCCACTCAGGCCCAGGCTCGGCAAGGTCAGCGCCGACACCAGGCAAAACGCCGAAAACGAATACATGCCGGTTGCCGTCGCTCGCAACAATGCGGCGGTGAATGCCGGCCCGCGGGTCTGTTGGGAAAACACCGCCATCACGCTGCCGAGCACCGGGAACACCGCGAGCAGGCCGCTCCAGCGTTCGCCGACCGTGCTGGCGAGCATCGTCACCAGCAAGGTCAACGCCGCACCGGCGATCATCCGCCAGATCAATTTGTCCGACTTCGGCGCCGGGCCATTGAGTACCGGTTGCACCTTGGGAAACAGGTAGGGCGAGGACAGCAATGCGACCGCCGCGGCGGCCACGGAGAACGGCAGCGACGCCGGAATCAGCGATAACCCCCACGCGATCACGGTCCACACCGCCAATGAAGTCATCAGCGCCGAAGGCCAGTTCGCCCGTTGCGCGACCTGAGCGTAGGTGATGCAGAACGCAATCATCGCAAACATCGCCGACAACGCGGCCACCGCTGACTGCGCGGCAAATGCCGGGCCTTGTTCGATCGCGAGGAAAAACAGGATCGGCCCGACCACCACCGGCAACCCCGACAGCCACCCGGCCACGCTCGGCCCCCAGCGTTTGCCTGCGAGAGAAATCAGCAGCAGAAAACCGGGAATCAGCAGCAGTTTGAGGATCAGCACGCAGGTGTCTCCGTCCGGGTGAGTGGCGTTACGTTAGCATTGTCGACAATTGATTGCTGAAGATGTGCGCAAAATATGTACACAGGGTACGAGGCGCGATCCCCGGCTATGCTCTGTCTATCAGGGCTTGCCGGAGTCGATATTGCAATGAACAGAACACCCAAGGTGCTGCGTGGATGTTGTGGCATCGGTTTATGGGCGTTATTGCTGACGCCCACCTGGGCCAACTGGCAGGACGCAGTGCCCGGCGCGCAGATCATCGGCACCGGCGATTTCAGCGTGTGGGGCTTCGACGTGTACAACGCGCGTTTGTGGAGCGCCGCGCGGCCGCTGGCGGACGGCCAGCCCTTCGCGCTGGAGCTGATCTATCGCCGCACCATCTCCCGCGATGACCTGGTCAAGGCCAGCGTCGATGAAATCAAACGTCTGGCAGGCAGCAGCGTCAGTCCCGCGCAATTGGCCGGCTGGCAGATTCAGATGCAGCAGTCGTTCGTCGATGTGCAGGCCGGTACACGAATTACCGGGGTGTACCTGCCGGGACAGGGCGCACGGTTTTTTGTCGGGCAACAGTTGCAGCATGAGATTGATGATCCGCAGTTTGCCCGGGCGTTTTTCGATATCTGGCTGGATCCGCGGACCCGCAGCCCCGAGTTGCGTCAACAGTTACTCGGTGTGAGTCGTTAAGAGCAAAAGATCGCAGCCCTTCAAGGCTTCGGCTGAAACGTCTAAGCTGCGTCTTTCCGACTTGTTTCTGGATGTGTGCGTGAAATTCAGTTTGCCCAAAATCGCCACCGCGCCGTTTTGCCCGCCGGAAGTGGCCGGCAGTGTGGCGGTGGATCCGAATGCCGCGTTCTTCAAACGCGTGCTGCGTTTCGCCGGTCCCGGTTTGCTGGTGTCGATCGGCTACATGGACCCGGGCAACTGGGCAACCGCCATCGAGGCCGGTTCGCGCTTTGGCTACAGCCTGTTGTTTGTGGTGTTGCTGGCGAGCCTGGCGGGCATGGTCGTGCAATGCCTGTGTTCGCGGCTCGGCATCGCCACCGGCCGCGACCTGGCGCAACTTTCTCGTGAGCGCTACAGCACGCCGACCGCGCGCTTGCAATGGGTGCTGGCGGAGATCTCGATTATTGCCACCGACCTGGCCGAAGTGCTTGGCTGCGCCTTGGCGTTTCACTTGCTGCTGGGCTGTTCGCTGACCTTCGGCATTGCCTTGACCGCGTTCGACACGCTGCTGGTGCTGGCCCTGCAAAACCGGGGCTTTCGCCGCCTGGAAGCGATCATGCTGGTGCTGGTGGCCACCATCGGCGTGTGTTTTTTCGTCGAACTGGTGCTGATCAAACCTTACTGGCCGGACGTCTTTCAAGGCTTCAAACCGTCACTGGCGGCGATCAGCGATGCGGCACCGTTGTACCTGGCCATCGGCATTCTCGGCGCGACGGTGATGCCGCATAACCTCTACCTGCACACCTCGATCGTACAGACACGCATGATCGGCCAAGACCTGGCGAGCAAGCAGGACGCGGTGAAGCTGGCACGCATCGACACCATCGGCTCGCTGGCGCTGGCGCTGTTGGTCAACGCGGCGATCCTGATTCTCGCGGCAGCGGCATTTCACCAGTCCGGACATACCGATGTGGTGGATATTCAGGACGCCTATCACTTGCTCGATCCGCTGGTGGGCGGTGCGTTGGCCAGCGTGCTGTTCGGTGTCGCACTGCTCGCTTCGGGGCAGAGTTCGACCTTCACCGGCACCATCGCCGGGCAGGTGATCATGGAAGGCTACCTGAACCTGCGAATTCCGTGCTGGCAGCGCCGTTTGATCACCCGCGGGCTGGCGCTGATTCCGGCGTTCATCGGCGTGTGGCTGATGGGGGACAACGCGGTGGGCAAGTTGCTGGTGTTGAGTCAGGTGGTATTGAGCCTGCAACTGCCGTTTGCGCTGTATCCGCTGATTCGCATGACCAACGACCGACAGCTGATGGGGCCGTTTGTGAATCGCCTGCCGACCCGGATACTGGCGTGGGGCTTGTTTGCGGTGATCAGTGGGGCGAACGCGTGGTTGATTCTGCAGATGGCGGTGTGAACAGATGTTTTTGTGGTGACTGAAATGGCCCCATCGCTGGCAAGCCAGCTCCCACAGGGTTTGGGGGTGAACAAAGAATTTGAATCCACCCTCAATCACCGTGGGAGCTGGCTTGCCAGCGATGGGGCCATCAAAACCTACATAAATCCAGGCAAAAAAAGACCCGGTGCAACGCCAGTCGCACCGGGTTTTTGTTGCCAGCGAGCAGCGGATGTCGTGGATCCACCGCCCGCCGTTGAACTCGATGTTTAAGCGCGTTCCAGCGCCAGCGCCACGCCCTG encodes:
- a CDS encoding alpha/beta hydrolase, translated to MLKVFALLTLLASSAVQAQITLQSDLPLKYLEQVHPDAESRPLVIFLHGYGSNEADLIGMKFQLPAQYNYLSVQAPMALGEGRYQWFRKKGEGAYNGETDDLKVSGRKLRDFIAQAAKKYHASPDKVYLIGFSQGAMMTYEVGLRSPLAVGGIAALSGRLLPVLKGELKAGQPPLALNIFIGHGTADDRVPYRDGTEANALLQKLDYKPQFHAYPGVGHSISAAELRDLNGWLQQLNP
- a CDS encoding succinylglutamate desuccinylase/aspartoacylase family protein codes for the protein MQRIDHVLPWSHLGSERSLSVFRYGAGPRKAYIQASLHADELPGMRTAWELKQRLNALEQQGRLQGVIELVPVANPIGLDQHLQGAHMGRFELGSGKNFNRAFVELSAPVAAQIGERLGRDAEANIALIRQTMLQLFDELPAPASQLEALHRLLLRHACDADITLDLHCDFDAAIHLYALPQHWPRWQSLAARLKAGVALLCEDSGGSSFDESCSTPWLRLARAFPQAAIPLANLATTLELGSMGDTRVDQAQANCEAILGFLAEQGFISGEWPTAPDACCEGLPFEGTEYLFAPHHGVVSFLRNAGEWVEQGDALFEVVDPLQDRVTTVCAGTSGVLFAIDRGRYTQPGIWQAKVAGRVPFRTGKLSND
- a CDS encoding Nramp family divalent metal transporter codes for the protein MKFSLPKIATAPFCPPEVAGSVAVDPNAAFFKRVLRFAGPGLLVSIGYMDPGNWATAIEAGSRFGYSLLFVVLLASLAGMVVQCLCSRLGIATGRDLAQLSRERYSTPTARLQWVLAEISIIATDLAEVLGCALAFHLLLGCSLTFGIALTAFDTLLVLALQNRGFRRLEAIMLVLVATIGVCFFVELVLIKPYWPDVFQGFKPSLAAISDAAPLYLAIGILGATVMPHNLYLHTSIVQTRMIGQDLASKQDAVKLARIDTIGSLALALLVNAAILILAAAAFHQSGHTDVVDIQDAYHLLDPLVGGALASVLFGVALLASGQSSTFTGTIAGQVIMEGYLNLRIPCWQRRLITRGLALIPAFIGVWLMGDNAVGKLLVLSQVVLSLQLPFALYPLIRMTNDRQLMGPFVNRLPTRILAWGLFAVISGANAWLILQMAV
- a CDS encoding chalcone isomerase family protein, which translates into the protein MNRTPKVLRGCCGIGLWALLLTPTWANWQDAVPGAQIIGTGDFSVWGFDVYNARLWSAARPLADGQPFALELIYRRTISRDDLVKASVDEIKRLAGSSVSPAQLAGWQIQMQQSFVDVQAGTRITGVYLPGQGARFFVGQQLQHEIDDPQFARAFFDIWLDPRTRSPELRQQLLGVSR